The following proteins are co-located in the Spirosoma montaniterrae genome:
- a CDS encoding thiol-disulfide oxidoreductase DCC family protein, translating into MKAIIVFDGVCGFCNAYVQFVLERDPLGYFSFVSAQSAMGEQLRRMAGNTPPDSIVLVDEGVVYIRSEAILRIGRRLAGPWRWIWWLRWVPRPLRDGLYDVFARYRYQFGTTASCQLPTPDQRKRILLTHNQTQL; encoded by the coding sequence ATGAAAGCAATCATTGTTTTCGACGGGGTGTGCGGCTTTTGCAACGCTTACGTGCAGTTCGTACTTGAGCGCGACCCACTGGGCTACTTCTCCTTCGTGTCGGCTCAGTCGGCAATGGGCGAGCAATTGCGCCGGATGGCTGGCAACACCCCACCCGACAGTATCGTGCTGGTAGACGAAGGCGTGGTGTACATCCGTTCGGAAGCCATACTGCGAATCGGTCGGCGATTAGCTGGTCCGTGGCGTTGGATTTGGTGGCTGCGGTGGGTGCCGCGCCCCCTACGCGACGGTTTGTACGATGTTTTCGCCCGTTATCGATATCAATTTGGCACCACCGCAAGTTGCCAGCTACCCACACCCGACCAGCGAAAACGCATTCTGCTCACCCACAACCAAACACAATTATGA
- a CDS encoding sporulation-delaying protein SdpB family protein, producing the protein MQPLTAFDRYLNALLARNPWTNVYGFVRSLLALGTFCTLLFNDMGTLFRPIAGQTDCPSCMGLAEYSLFCWMGDLETARWVCMTILFLVLIGIYPRFTALLHVYVGFSFMSTAVLVDGGDQVTLVLSGLLLPLALTDPRTWHWSMAPVANRTSYTFQLRKLIAVTSYGLLRLQVALIYFEACVGKFKVPEWADGTAIYYWFSNPTFGLSPDVHSLLLPVLANRWCIVLLTWSVLFLEGGLFLGLTLEQKYRRYLLWAGVGFHFMIILIHGLPTFFMAMTAALVIFLRPFDQPFNTVPALNRLRSLIPQLPALKASRVSPASI; encoded by the coding sequence ATGCAACCGCTAACTGCTTTCGACCGCTACCTCAACGCGCTGCTGGCGCGTAATCCCTGGACCAACGTGTATGGCTTTGTGCGCTCATTGCTGGCTTTAGGCACATTCTGTACGCTGCTTTTCAACGACATGGGTACGCTGTTTCGGCCCATTGCCGGTCAAACCGACTGCCCGTCTTGTATGGGGCTGGCCGAGTATAGTCTGTTTTGCTGGATGGGCGATCTGGAAACGGCTCGTTGGGTGTGTATGACTATTCTTTTTCTGGTATTGATTGGCATCTATCCCCGATTTACGGCTCTGCTCCATGTTTATGTGGGTTTCAGCTTCATGTCGACGGCAGTGCTGGTCGATGGGGGCGATCAGGTTACGCTCGTGCTGAGCGGTCTGCTGCTGCCGCTGGCCCTGACCGACCCGCGCACCTGGCACTGGTCGATGGCTCCGGTTGCCAACAGAACGAGCTATACGTTTCAGCTTCGCAAACTCATTGCTGTTACTTCGTATGGGCTGTTGCGACTTCAGGTAGCTCTGATTTATTTTGAAGCCTGCGTTGGCAAGTTCAAGGTGCCGGAGTGGGCCGATGGTACGGCAATTTACTACTGGTTTTCGAACCCAACCTTCGGTCTTTCGCCCGACGTGCATAGCCTGCTGCTGCCGGTATTGGCCAACCGCTGGTGTATTGTGTTGCTCACGTGGAGTGTGCTGTTTCTGGAAGGGGGGCTGTTTCTGGGGCTAACTCTCGAACAAAAATACCGGCGGTATCTGCTCTGGGCAGGCGTGGGTTTCCATTTCATGATTATCCTCATTCACGGATTGCCCACGTTTTTCATGGCCATGACAGCCGCGCTGGTCATCTTCCTGCGCCCGTTCGATCAACCGTTCAACACCGTGCCCGCACTGAACCGGCTCCGCAGCCTGATTCCGCAGTTACCTGCGCTGAAAGCATCGCGCGTTTCGCCCGCATCCATCTAA
- a CDS encoding glycoside hydrolase family 13 protein: protein MPTYKQSVIYQIYPRSFADSNGDGIGDLQGIIQKLDYLANLGVDVLWLSPIFQSPNADNGYDISDYEAIMPEFGTMAEFDDLLTETHRRGLKLILDLVVNHSSDEHRWFQESRKSKDNPYRDYYIWRKPSPPAPLPERERGEPSGSFAPLSRSGRGAGGEGNPPNNWQSFFSGPAWKFDETTGEYYLHLFAEKQPDLNWENPRLRQEIYRMMRFWLDKGVDGFRMDVIPFLSKDQDFPDYPEGRFGDLTIHANGPRIHEFLQEMHREVLAHYPDAITVGEGFGVSAAQANLYVGQNRRELQMIYHFDHAVPREEQRFIEPAPEFTLPELKAIFANWNNALGQTGSPDEGWQNIYFGNHDNPRSLSRFGDPVRFPYESATLLALVLLTQRGTPSIYQGDEIGMTNCPFDRIDEYDDIQVRNAWNALVLPNQQLAPAFLASANRIARDHARTPMQWSNAPNAGFTNGPRTWLNVNPNYVQINAQQQDTDPDSVLNFYRKLLRWRKQQPVLHEGTYRDLLPNHPTLWAYERQLDNERLTVVANVSAMDVALPIKLTGELIFGNYPKITADLQPFEARIYRLNP from the coding sequence ATGCCCACGTACAAGCAATCCGTTATTTATCAGATTTACCCGCGCTCCTTTGCCGACTCGAACGGCGATGGCATTGGCGATTTGCAGGGCATTATTCAGAAACTCGATTACCTTGCCAACCTCGGCGTCGACGTGCTGTGGCTGAGTCCGATTTTTCAGTCGCCCAACGCCGATAATGGCTACGATATTTCTGATTATGAAGCCATTATGCCCGAATTTGGCACGATGGCCGAATTTGACGACCTGCTGACCGAAACCCATCGGCGCGGGCTAAAACTAATTCTTGATCTGGTTGTCAACCACAGTTCCGACGAACACCGCTGGTTTCAGGAGAGCCGAAAAAGTAAAGACAATCCGTATCGCGATTATTACATCTGGCGTAAACCCTCACCCCCGGCCCCTCTCCCAGAACGGGAGAGGGGTGAACCATCCGGGAGCTTTGCTCCCCTCTCCCGTTCTGGGAGAGGGGCCGGGGGTGAGGGCAACCCGCCCAACAACTGGCAATCGTTTTTCTCTGGCCCGGCCTGGAAATTTGACGAAACAACGGGCGAATACTACCTGCACCTGTTCGCTGAAAAACAGCCCGATCTAAACTGGGAAAATCCACGGCTTCGGCAGGAAATATATCGGATGATGCGCTTCTGGCTCGATAAGGGCGTTGATGGCTTTCGGATGGACGTGATTCCGTTCCTATCAAAAGATCAGGATTTTCCCGATTATCCTGAAGGACGTTTTGGCGACCTGACCATTCATGCCAACGGGCCGCGCATTCACGAGTTTTTGCAGGAGATGCACCGCGAAGTGCTGGCCCATTACCCCGATGCAATTACCGTGGGCGAAGGCTTCGGTGTATCGGCAGCCCAGGCGAATCTGTACGTAGGGCAGAACCGGCGTGAGTTACAGATGATTTACCATTTCGACCATGCCGTACCACGCGAAGAGCAGCGGTTTATCGAACCCGCGCCCGAGTTTACATTGCCCGAACTAAAAGCCATTTTTGCCAACTGGAACAACGCCCTCGGCCAAACCGGCAGTCCCGACGAAGGCTGGCAAAACATCTATTTCGGCAATCATGACAACCCGCGCTCGCTGTCGCGCTTCGGCGACCCGGTGCGGTTTCCATACGAATCGGCCACCTTGCTGGCTTTGGTTTTGCTGACACAGCGCGGTACGCCAAGTATCTATCAGGGTGATGAAATCGGCATGACCAACTGCCCTTTCGACCGCATCGACGAATACGACGACATTCAGGTACGCAACGCCTGGAACGCCCTCGTTCTGCCCAACCAACAACTGGCTCCGGCGTTTCTGGCGTCGGCCAACCGCATTGCCCGCGACCACGCCCGAACACCCATGCAATGGAGTAACGCTCCAAACGCGGGCTTTACCAACGGCCCCCGAACGTGGCTGAACGTAAATCCGAACTACGTCCAGATTAATGCACAGCAGCAGGATACTGACCCAGACAGCGTACTAAATTTTTACCGAAAGCTGCTACGCTGGCGCAAACAGCAACCCGTTCTGCACGAAGGCACCTACCGCGATCTCCTGCCTAATCACCCCACGCTCTGGGCTTACGAACGGCAGTTAGACAACGAACGCCTGACCGTCGTAGCCAATGTATCGGCAATGGACGTTGCGTTACCTATAAAATTAACTGGCGAACTCATTTTTGGCAATTACCCGAAGATAACCGCTGACTTACAGCCATTTGAAGCGCGTATCTATCGGCTGAATCCGTAA
- a CDS encoding CPBP family intramembrane glutamic endopeptidase, which translates to MKTMHLQTPRTTGLTLFLFGLLGVASLLTVQFPLTNLPKAVLKQFSPAELQWLILVNPLLLLVIAVIVGSLLYRKVGLSIFHSGDFRRATIGQNLLVKGIVPGVFAGLSIIGVVLVFQALIPDELAQLGTETKLTVAARFLYGGVTEEIMLRFGLMTLFVWLLSVILRTQHPAVYWIAIVGAALLFGAGHLTALNLMVAQPSPTLVVYIVLANALAGVVFGWVYWRHGLVFAMIAHAVAHVVMLLSEFINH; encoded by the coding sequence ATGAAGACCATGCACCTGCAAACACCCCGCACAACTGGCCTTACGCTCTTTCTGTTCGGTCTGCTTGGCGTAGCCTCCCTGCTAACTGTACAGTTCCCGCTTACGAACTTGCCCAAAGCAGTATTGAAGCAATTTTCGCCCGCCGAACTGCAATGGCTTATATTGGTGAATCCGCTGCTTCTACTGGTGATAGCCGTTATTGTTGGATCGCTGTTGTATCGAAAAGTGGGGTTATCCATCTTTCACTCAGGCGACTTCCGGCGGGCAACCATTGGGCAGAATCTGCTGGTGAAGGGCATTGTACCGGGCGTATTTGCCGGGCTGTCGATTATAGGGGTTGTGCTGGTGTTTCAGGCACTGATTCCTGACGAACTGGCTCAACTCGGCACCGAAACGAAGCTCACGGTGGCAGCCCGCTTTCTGTATGGTGGCGTTACGGAAGAAATTATGCTCCGGTTCGGGCTGATGACTCTGTTTGTCTGGCTCCTGTCGGTGATACTCCGAACTCAGCACCCGGCTGTATATTGGATTGCCATTGTGGGAGCCGCACTGTTGTTCGGAGCCGGGCACCTGACCGCCTTAAATCTTATGGTTGCTCAGCCATCACCAACATTAGTGGTATATATTGTTTTAGCGAACGCACTGGCTGGCGTTGTCTTCGGTTGGGTGTACTGGCGGCATGGCCTGGTCTTCGCCATGATTGCCCACGCCGTTGCTCATGTAGTGATGCTCCTAAGCGAATTCATTAATCATTGA
- a CDS encoding SdpA family antimicrobial peptide system protein: MKATRITFVGISLLWAGLAFFSLLTYVKDTPVRFSYEFQHNLRTLFPQGWAFFTKSPRDENIQLYRWENNRLILVDGQRQATFANLMGFRRSSRAMSVEYAYLLYNVPTTKWTRCETDPEAYIRSHKLTEVRVENNTPRPYLSGTYYLIQRGIVPWAWSSQTNRITLPSSILKLTVICNR, from the coding sequence ATGAAAGCGACCCGAATTACCTTCGTTGGCATCAGCTTGCTATGGGCTGGGCTGGCTTTTTTCTCTCTCCTCACTTACGTGAAAGACACACCCGTCCGGTTTAGCTACGAGTTTCAACACAACCTCCGAACGCTGTTTCCGCAGGGCTGGGCCTTCTTCACCAAAAGCCCTCGCGACGAAAATATTCAGCTTTATCGCTGGGAAAACAATCGCCTGATACTGGTAGATGGTCAACGGCAGGCCACGTTTGCCAACCTGATGGGCTTTCGGCGTTCGTCGCGGGCAATGAGCGTCGAGTATGCCTATCTGCTCTATAACGTACCCACTACTAAATGGACCCGCTGCGAAACCGATCCGGAAGCCTACATACGTTCGCATAAACTTACCGAGGTGAGAGTTGAAAACAATACGCCCCGACCGTATCTCAGCGGCACGTATTACCTGATTCAGCGCGGTATTGTCCCCTGGGCCTGGTCGTCGCAGACCAACCGCATCACGCTCCCGTCATCCATCTTAAAACTAACCGTTATATGCAACCGCTAA